In one Nicotiana tomentosiformis chromosome 6, ASM39032v3, whole genome shotgun sequence genomic region, the following are encoded:
- the LOC138893805 gene encoding uncharacterized protein, whose amino-acid sequence MAEYKACILGLRMAVEMNIKELLVIGDSDMLIHQYRVQACPRIQNAFVDALATLSSMIQHSDKNYIDPIEIEIRDQHAYCFHDIKSFFQAREYPESATNSQKRALKRL is encoded by the coding sequence ATGGCTGAATACAAGGCGTGCATCCTCGGGCTTAGGATGGCAGTAGAAATGAACATCAAGGAACTATTGGTCATAGGAGATTCCGATATGCTAATTCACCAATATCGAGTTCAAGCATGTCCCAGAATCCAGAATGCATTTGTCGATGCTCTTGCAACTTTGTCATCCATGATTCAACATTCGGACAAGAATTACATCGACCCTATCGAGATAGAAATTCGAGATCAGCATGCATACTGTTTCCACGACATCAAAAGTTTCTTTCAGGCAAGAGAATATCCAGAGAGTGCCACTAATAGTCAGAAGAGAGCATTGAAGAGATTATAA
- the LOC108944014 gene encoding uncharacterized protein, which yields MFKLQFEFEAFMNQKQLEENLTEENAIHKFGEDFATCIYVAKVAQFFHAITTTWSKNLSSHALYIVVENLSEETHFTCKIDLKSWQFWGKKGLKSFNVGKKRVDIYWDLRSAKLSSRPEPVSDYYVALVSEGEMVLLLGDQNKEAFKRTKSRPAFVDAALVHKKETVYAKKYFCTRTILGQGKKQHDITIECVISGPSDPAIWISVDGTVSIRITNLHWRFRGNETIFVDNVRVEIFWDVHDWLYSGPRSGPGTFIFKQDNEGSDKLEGRYSNSEGYISDGSSNLQSVCTELWHFLYAWKIE from the coding sequence ATGTTCAAATTACAATTTGAATTTGAGGCTTTCATGAATCAGAAACAATTGGAAGAGAATCTTACCGAGGAAAATGCTATTCATAAATTTGGAGAGGACTTTGCAACTTGTATTTACGTAGCCAAAGTTGCACAATTTTTTCATGCTATAACAACAACGTGGTCCAAGAATCTGAGCAGCCACGCCCTTTACATTGTAGTCGAAAACCTTTCTGAAGAAACACATTTCACATGCAAAATAGACCTAAAATCTTGGCAATTTTGGGGTAAGAAGGGTTTAAAATCATTCAACGTAGGTAAAAAGCGTGTGGATATTTATTGGGATTTGAGGTCTGCCAAATTGTCTAGCCGGCCAGAGCCTGTCTCTGATTATTATGTGGCATTGGTCTCAGAAGGAGAGATGGTATTATTATTAGGTGATCAAAATAAAGAAGCATTCAAGAGAACAAAGTCAAGACCAGCTTTTGTGGATGCTGCTTTAGTGCACAAGAAGGAAACTGTATatgcaaaaaaatatttttgcacTAGAACAATATTAGGGCAAGGGAAAAAGCAACATGATATTACTATTGAGTGTGTCATTTCAGGGCCATCTGATCCTGCAATATGGATTAGTGTGGACGGGACCGTATCAATCCGAATTACTAATTTGCATTGGAGATTTAGGGGAAATGAGACAATTTTTGTGGATAATGTACGTGTGGAGATATTCTGGGACGTGCATGACTGGTTGTATAGTGGCCCTCGCTCTGGCCCTGGGACATTCATTTTCAAACAAGATAATGAAGGTAGTGATAAATTGGAAGGCAGATATTCAAATTCTGAAGGTTATATTAGTGATGGAAGCTCTAATTTGCAATCTGTGTGCACGGAATTATGGCATTTTCTTTATGCATGGAAGATTGAATGA